Sequence from the Drosophila innubila isolate TH190305 chromosome 3L unlocalized genomic scaffold, UK_Dinn_1.0 0_D_3L, whole genome shotgun sequence genome:
ACGAACTGCAAAGCCGTCAACAATTAGCAGCATGTGGATAATGAGGCTATAGAAAGGGAAAGACGAGAACGTGTTCTGACCTTGTTACCCAGTGAGAGATTCTAGAGATTTACATCACCAGCGTGGTGAAGTAGAGAATCTTTAAGATTTAGCCaagtaaaaaaatgtagattgaaatgtttatgaaataattggaatttacaaaattaaaataaaatatcctAGTGAAAATTCATAAGCTATATCGAATTTAGATTTATGACAAGTTTAATCcgaatttcttaaatatcttCTTATTATTAGATTGTTAACAAGTTCCTTATAAAGAGCCTTGACTATAATGTTGTTTGACATagtttacatatgtatacaaattttacgACTTTCGCAGCGTCTAATCGACATATTTGGCAACAGTTATATTCATTTAACTCAATTAACCTAGTAGAACGTAATttgaaaatgcttttaatcaaatttttgcatttttatcttgtttttttatgggatgttttgtttatttagctCATGTTATATTCTTTGACTGTTACATTTTGTTAACTCGAAATGGAAGCGTTCTCATTTCCACATTCATCTTGGGGAACATTTTATAGTTAAatgtagttttatttttattgttttagaaTGTTGTTTAGCCACTTTGGCGAAAAAGTCTAATTTATAGAGCTcgtatttttgaatttttttactttgtgtgTTGGTGGACTGGAAtccataaattaaagtttttatcaaaaaattctCGGTTGCTCCCCAGAACGTGTTCTCGTTGTTCTCATTATGTAATCCCTACAACTTTCTCATCGACTACGACAGTTGTCCAGAAGGCTTTTGAACCTTTTTCCCGTCGAGAGGTTTAAGTTTCAAAATGTATTCTGATGGCTGTAATTAAgtggaataaattaaaattaaatgattaaagtCTATAAGGAATTATATTGGTTGCCCATTGCGACATTGACCCCACTGACCAAAAGAGAggaaaaaacgaaaagaaacaaacaacagGCCAAGACACAGAGACATGTAATTAGTAATCGGTCATGCAAGAAATAGAAGCCCCCTCGAGGCCCAAGGTACACGAACAAGTTGCCATGAGCAACGCTTCATTGATAATCAGTCGTGGGTGGTGGGTGGTGGGAGGGTTGGGTGGTTGGGCGGTGTTGCAGCGGCAGGTGGTGTATTGTTAGAGCAGCACACGCAGTCTTTACTTGGAGTCACCCAATTGGGGGGAATTTTGTTGTAAGCAAATTTTGTAGACAATTGTTTTGTCGCTGCGCTTTGATGGCGACGTTGCAAGAATCACAGCCATTATATAAACATGCTACACAGCTCCAGCGTCAGTCAGTTCAGTTGTACTGTTCAAGTGGCATTTGCACcaccaaaaataacaaattaatcaaCCTATCGAAAATGTTCAACATGCGCTCAGTCATCCTGCTGCTGGCCTGTGCCTTGTTCTGCCTGCTGCTAAGTGAAACGGAGGCGGCGCCACGCCCACAGGAGGAACCCACTGCCGACTTGGAGGCAGGCGTTGAGGCTGAAGAGAAGGATCTACAAGGAGCTGCTTCCATTGGCTATGGATACTACTCGTCACCCTACCTAGGAGGCTATTATGGCGGTGGTTATGGTGGTTACTGGCCCCACTACAGTGGCAGTTACTATGGTCTCGGTGAGTTGGGTGAGTTAATGGTGAAAAATCTTCATTTAATGCCTGTTAATACTGTGCTCTACTCCAGGCTATCCCTACTATGGTGGCTACTATGgacaccatcatcatcatggaCACTACGGACACTACTTCTAATGTGGCAATTGCCAGCTCACATCACTTCTAACTTAATAGTTCTTGGCAGGCAGCGTTCTTGACCAAAGTCTATGCAACGTGACGCTATCGTAGCTCGCACTCTAGCTTCAATTTAATTGCGCAAGGataattgctttaattaagcaacaaaatcacaaaaaaaaaaaattgaaaacaaaaaacatttctatCATAATTTATAGTGCtaagcatttcaatttgacGACTTCAGAAAATATCCAACTGTTCACCTTAGTACGTCATTAAGGCTAATGAAATGCTCTATAGAAGCTGCCCCGAATCACCCATACACTTAAACGTATTATATAATTAGTGTTAGTCGTCATAGAAGCTTAGTGAACCGTTGAAATATACTGCCGAAATAAACGATAtgcaaaacaataaagaaaaatgtaaaaataaatcaaagaacatttgaaattcaaataagtttggaaaatatttgctttaactCAACTTGCGTTAATTAACTGactattaaacaaattgaatgcaTAAATTAGTATAGCGGgcgaaatgaaataaatcagAAGAATTCCTGTACAAATTCGCTACACATGATTACGAATTTCCATAGCTAACACTTTGTCACGACAAACGATCAGAGGCAGCTCGTTGTTACACTGGGCGTATGCGTGTTTTATGAGCtatgtatacaaataaaagtattcAAGCGAAACTCCAAATTGTGTAAGGTTTAATTCATCTGACATTTGGTCTCAAGtcacaaaacaaacaatcacTTGGTCAGTCAGTCTGTACTGCAGCAAAGGTCACGGAAGTGCTGCAGCCAGATTAAGTTTATAGAGCGACAATAACCGTTTGATTTGACTGCCAGTGCTGACAAAATACTTTGCATAAATTAGCAACCAATATCTTCTGACTAATGATGGATGATTGATACATCATTCCAACTAAAAACCTTGCAGACAAAGCATATAATCATCGAGAGATAAACCAAGCCAAGAATCGTATATACTTTGCTATTGACCTTTTTGGcgatttgtttgctttataaATGTCATTATCAAGAACGTTTACGTGCGTATTCGCTTTTTGTTCGCtttgtattcatattttgCAGACAATGGTGTTAAATTATTGGCTGTTAGATCATCATTTGATGTGTGGCGCTCacgttttgcctttttttattatctgttatttcttttgttgttgaagcGTGGCTGAATTTGAGATTTTCTCATCATTTATGTTcgccaaaaattaatttcgcaagtgcttatttaaatttttccgaAATTGAAGAGTCAGTATACTGTTTAAAtggctttaattaattaaatatgccacttagcaataaataataatcataacaaTTAGATTGGTATGCCTTGCACTTTCTGTTCACGAGTAAATGCCCCAAATATTTGAAGATCATGACTTGCCtgaattatgaatatttttctctGCAGAGATCAATGGGCTCTCTAGGGCTACAATCCATCGAAAATAAGTTTACCGTGGGCAAAACAATGTAATAAAGCAGacaagcaaattgtttaaattattaaaaagcaaacagaaaTAGATTAAAACTGTAAAGTCATACGAGTCTGAATGtgagtatattttaatttgcatttgatatTTGATAGAGATAGATATTGTATCTTTTGGTGCGGCGACTCGAGTTCAAGTGCATGACCTAGAGGACGTTGTCTGCACGTTGTCTTTAATTGAAAGTGAACCagtaatttgatttctttttgtttcttttattttgaggCATTGCGTGGGCTATTTTATAACTCAATTAGACGCTAATCGCGTCATTAGTGGTGCGCCTTGAGTGGTGCTTGGTGCTCGTTGTGCGGATGCTGTTGCAATTGGAATGCAATCAATGACAGCCCTCTGGGGAAGTTTCTATAATTcaaccataaataaataatcaatctATATGCAAGTAGCATTAAGAGTTTTGAGTCGGCTTAAAGCTGTTGCAATGCGACGCATTTCATTTCGTTACATGAAAAGTTCCTGCTGCGACAGGTTTGTGTCTTAAGTCTTTCGATTGACTGCCTAATTGATATGTGGTTCACgtagcgcaacaacaacaaccgactGCAGGTTTGTGTCTGGGGTGCCAGCTTGCCACCAAGGACACTTGTGGATATGTGGATACGCACTTGAACCTCATCCTGTGTGTTTCTGTCTGACCCTCAAAATGTGGCCATTGAACTGGCCGCAATAACTTGTTTCGCTTTCCGTTCGCTGCGGCAATTTGGCGACTTTTGTGGTTGCCGCAAGTGAGAATCAAGCTAGCTAGCTGGCCGAGACCTGCGGTTGGTCTCTCGGTCATGCCAAAGGCATTTATGTTCGTCTTTGACCTTGCATGCTGATCTTTCATGCGATCTTCATGTGTGAATGGCAGCAGCACCACAGGGTGCTCTCTTTAAATACTTCTTGCTCTCGTATGTGTACGCTATATTTTTTGGCGTATTTTTCGGTGCTAGTTCTGGTCATTtctgtaagtgtatgtgtgtgtgtgtgtgtgtggtggcACCCCGCATACCTTAATTACCTGTGTCCCATGCTCGAGTTGGCAAAAGCAAGGGCAATCAATTGTGCCCAGCCAGCTCTAAATGCATCCGACCAGAAACTCGTCTAAAAATTCTTCTTCTCAGCGTAATTTTACCACCGACCACAAGCAAAAGTCAAGCGCTTTAATTAGCTTTTAACTTCCGcaacatttgcaacatttgcGTTAAAGAATGTATTTTGGTTCTGCTTGTCTATCCACCAGACAGCCAAAAATATAGACTTATCTATCTTTAGTTAGATGTTATACACTTGTGGGTGCGTTCAGTTTCCCCGCCGAAAAGATTTATGAACACGttgaaatattcataaatatttacggcatttgtttgatttgtgaAACcataagaattaattttaattaaagcgcTTAGTGGCGTTCAGTGAGCCTTATAATCAGCTCATAGCTAGGAAATACTTTTCAAAATACACTACACTACAATAGGTGTAAATAATGATAGAGACAA
This genomic interval carries:
- the LOC117788314 gene encoding pupal cuticle protein Edg-91 isoform X1, with the translated sequence MFNMRSVILLLACALFCLLLSETEAAPRPQEEPTADLEAGVEAEEKDLQGAASIGYGYYSSPYLGGYYGGGYGGYWPHYSGSYYGLGELGYPYYGGYYGHHHHHGHYGHYF
- the LOC117788314 gene encoding pupal cuticle protein Edg-91 isoform X2 produces the protein MFNMRSVILLLACALFCLLLSETEAAPRPQEEPTADLEAGVEAEEKDLQGAASIGYGYYSSPYLGGYYGGGYGGYWPHYSGSYYGLGYPYYGGYYGHHHHHGHYGHYF